Proteins found in one Synechococcus sp. LA31 genomic segment:
- the ligA gene encoding NAD-dependent DNA ligase LigA, translated as MSSTTSEHRARAAELRELLNRAAHAYYVLDAPEMEDPVYDRLYRELLDLETNHPELIASDSPTQRVGGAPAQGFQSVRHRIGLLSLDNAFNTGELEAWYGRLLKVLDREPATALPMVGELKIDGNALALSYEHGVLVRAATRGDGEQGEEITANVRTIGAVPLRLQLANPPEWLEVRGEAFIPDGTFAVINTEREARGEALFANPRNACAGTLRQLDPKVVAARRLDFFAYTLHLPPGWAAAGNDPAAPASQWESLQWLKAAGFKVNPNAELLPDLAAVEAFFQHWDSGRRQLDYATDGVVVKLNDLQLQDAAGFTQKAPRWAIALKYPAEEAPSKLLRLACQVGRTGVVTPVAEFEPVPLAGTTVSRATLHNADRLAELDLHAGDTIVVRKAGEIIPEVVRVLAELRPATAQRLELPHTCPECGSELVREEGEAATRCVNSSCPAILRGALRHWVSKGALDVDGLGSKLIEQLVDRGLVGSIADLYRLDGALLASLERMGQKSADNLVAALDASRAKPWHQQLYGLGIHHVGEVNAKALAAAFPCAADLATAAADTPELITAVYGIGTEIAQSLQQWFATPANQALLSQLEHLGFSLALSEHELAAAAQRAENAAALAGQTFVLTGTLPSMSRSQAQALIEAAGGKVSGSVSKKTSYVVAGAEAGSKLSKAENLGVTVLDEAGLKALLEAA; from the coding sequence GTGAGCAGCACCACCAGCGAGCACCGAGCCCGCGCCGCTGAATTGCGGGAGCTGCTCAATCGTGCCGCCCATGCTTATTACGTGCTCGATGCTCCGGAGATGGAAGATCCGGTCTACGACCGGCTCTACCGGGAGCTGCTCGATCTCGAAACCAATCATCCCGAGCTGATTGCATCCGACAGCCCCACCCAGCGGGTGGGCGGTGCACCAGCCCAGGGTTTTCAGAGCGTGCGCCATCGCATCGGCCTGCTCAGCCTTGACAACGCCTTCAACACAGGCGAACTGGAGGCCTGGTATGGCCGCCTGCTGAAGGTGCTCGACCGCGAGCCCGCCACCGCGCTGCCGATGGTGGGCGAGCTGAAGATCGACGGCAACGCCCTGGCCCTTAGCTACGAGCACGGCGTGCTGGTAAGGGCCGCCACCCGCGGCGACGGCGAGCAGGGCGAAGAGATCACCGCCAACGTGCGCACCATTGGCGCGGTGCCGCTACGTCTACAGCTCGCCAACCCTCCGGAGTGGCTGGAGGTGCGCGGCGAAGCCTTCATCCCCGATGGCACCTTTGCGGTCATCAACACCGAGCGCGAAGCGCGCGGGGAAGCCCTGTTCGCCAACCCCCGCAACGCCTGCGCCGGCACCCTTCGGCAGCTCGATCCCAAGGTGGTGGCGGCGCGGCGTCTGGATTTCTTCGCCTACACCCTGCATCTGCCCCCAGGCTGGGCAGCCGCCGGCAACGATCCCGCAGCGCCGGCCAGCCAGTGGGAATCGCTGCAATGGCTCAAGGCCGCCGGCTTCAAGGTGAACCCCAATGCCGAGCTGCTGCCGGATCTCGCGGCGGTGGAAGCCTTCTTCCAACACTGGGATAGCGGCCGCCGCCAGCTCGACTACGCCACCGACGGAGTGGTGGTGAAGCTCAACGACCTGCAGCTGCAGGATGCGGCCGGCTTCACCCAGAAAGCACCGCGCTGGGCCATCGCCCTCAAATACCCCGCCGAGGAAGCACCCAGCAAGTTGCTGAGATTGGCCTGTCAGGTGGGCCGCACCGGCGTCGTGACGCCGGTGGCCGAATTCGAGCCGGTGCCGCTGGCGGGCACCACGGTGAGCCGCGCCACCCTGCATAACGCTGATCGGCTGGCGGAGCTCGATCTGCACGCCGGCGACACGATCGTGGTGCGCAAAGCGGGGGAGATCATCCCGGAAGTGGTGCGGGTGCTGGCGGAGCTCAGACCCGCCACTGCCCAGCGGCTAGAGCTGCCCCACACCTGCCCGGAATGCGGCTCGGAGCTCGTGCGTGAGGAGGGTGAAGCCGCCACCCGCTGCGTGAACAGCAGCTGCCCAGCGATCCTGCGCGGCGCCCTGCGCCACTGGGTGAGCAAGGGGGCCCTGGATGTGGATGGGCTCGGCAGCAAACTGATTGAGCAGCTGGTGGATCGCGGCCTGGTGGGCTCCATCGCCGATCTGTACCGGCTCGATGGAGCGCTGCTGGCCAGCCTGGAGCGGATGGGCCAAAAGAGTGCCGACAACCTGGTGGCAGCACTGGATGCCTCGCGCGCGAAGCCCTGGCACCAGCAGCTCTACGGCCTTGGCATCCACCACGTGGGCGAGGTGAATGCCAAAGCGCTGGCAGCGGCCTTCCCCTGTGCGGCTGATCTAGCCACCGCAGCGGCCGACACACCCGAGCTGATCACAGCGGTGTATGGCATCGGCACCGAGATCGCCCAGAGCCTGCAGCAGTGGTTTGCCACCCCCGCCAATCAGGCGCTGCTGAGCCAGCTGGAGCACCTCGGCTTCTCCTTGGCGCTCAGCGAACACGAGCTGGCAGCGGCTGCCCAACGCGCCGAGAACGCGGCCGCGCTGGCCGGCCAAACCTTTGTGCTCACGGGCACTCTGCCCTCGATGAGCCGCAGCCAGGCCCAGGCTTTGATCGAAGCCGCTGGCGGGAAGGTGAGCGGCTCGGTGAGCAAGAAAACCAGCTATGTAGTGGCCGGCGCTGAAGCCGGCAGCAAGCTCAGCAAAGCCGAAAACCTGGGCGTGACCGTGCTGGATGAAGCCGGCCTCAAGGCACTGCTCGAGGCCGCCTGA
- a CDS encoding mechanosensitive ion channel family protein — MKELLLEVLGWLGYLERPAVVVQLLVSVGLMTLTRIARRHHWLGRWPRLAYAPLGLAALGLASGLLHHLNHPYGLARLLGQLWLGWFALTLLHRLLGRWMQPGRVHQLESRLLRPAYLLVATLLVISELDSLRDLAVAPLGALFGVPLTAGKLFQAGVIVYVVLVGCGPPAAGLAWLVQRAVGFSDGSRKAMELMLRYSVVAIGLVAVALHLGLNTTALIAVAGGLSVGLGFGIKEVFSNFVSGLWLLFEGSVRPGEVLMLDGDPCEVRRLGLRATLLWRDRDNAELLIPNQTFFTESATTYTASDRMRRSQVSIGAAYHHNPAEVIALLEATAAQVKRVLPEPAPKALMLNYGDYAINYALRFWISNPMDNVGICSEVNQAIWQAFQEHNIEIPFPQQVEYSMQWPPEEHRTNSRSPNQQPAV, encoded by the coding sequence ATGAAAGAACTGCTGCTGGAAGTCTTGGGGTGGCTCGGCTACCTGGAACGCCCAGCGGTGGTGGTGCAGCTGCTGGTGAGCGTGGGGTTGATGACGCTCACCCGCATTGCCCGCCGCCATCACTGGCTGGGGCGCTGGCCCAGGCTGGCCTACGCGCCACTGGGGCTCGCGGCCCTGGGACTGGCCAGTGGGCTGCTCCATCACCTCAACCACCCTTATGGCCTGGCGCGCCTGCTGGGCCAGCTCTGGCTGGGTTGGTTTGCTCTAACGCTGCTGCACCGACTGCTCGGCCGCTGGATGCAGCCGGGGAGGGTGCACCAGTTGGAATCGCGACTGCTGCGGCCGGCCTACCTGCTCGTGGCCACACTGCTGGTGATCAGCGAGCTGGACAGCCTGCGAGACCTGGCCGTGGCTCCGCTGGGCGCCTTGTTTGGCGTGCCCCTCACGGCCGGGAAACTGTTTCAGGCGGGTGTGATCGTGTACGTGGTGCTGGTGGGCTGCGGTCCGCCTGCAGCGGGCCTGGCCTGGCTGGTGCAGCGGGCCGTGGGGTTCAGCGACGGCAGCCGCAAGGCCATGGAGCTGATGTTGCGCTACAGCGTGGTCGCCATCGGCCTGGTGGCGGTGGCCCTGCACCTCGGGCTCAACACCACAGCCTTGATCGCAGTGGCCGGGGGCTTATCGGTGGGTCTGGGCTTCGGCATCAAAGAAGTGTTCTCCAACTTCGTGAGTGGCCTCTGGCTGTTGTTTGAGGGTTCGGTGCGCCCCGGTGAAGTGCTGATGCTCGATGGTGATCCCTGTGAAGTGCGGCGCCTGGGCCTGCGGGCCACGCTGCTGTGGCGCGACCGCGATAACGCTGAATTGCTCATTCCCAATCAAACCTTCTTCACGGAATCAGCCACCACCTACACCGCCAGCGACCGCATGCGCCGCAGCCAGGTGAGCATTGGGGCGGCTTACCACCACAATCCAGCCGAGGTGATCGCCCTGTTGGAAGCCACCGCCGCTCAGGTGAAACGGGTGTTACCGGAGCCCGCGCCGAAAGCGTTGATGCTCAACTATGGCGACTACGCCATCAACTATGCCCTGCGCTTTTGGATCTCCAATCCAATGGACAATGTGGGCATCTGCAGCGAAGTGAACCAGGCCATCTGGCAGGCCTTTCAAGAGCACAACATCGAGATTCCATTCCCACAGCAGGTGGAATACTCCATGCAGTGGCCACCCGAGGAGCACCGCACTAACAGCCGCAGTCCTAACCAGCAGCCAGCCGTTTGA
- a CDS encoding DUF4864 domain-containing protein, translated as MDGQLVQTIGTKALLAGAGTLLLYWTINAVKLVLNARGINPVIKQFFTQVASGRVDAAYLLTTKNYRSHVNRQQFIRFLAGLQLNKYRNLKSGRPRIQEDQITLTVKLKAEDNAELPLDFTFVKVEDDWKVDRIQKAAA; from the coding sequence ATGGACGGACAACTGGTGCAGACGATCGGCACCAAGGCCCTTCTGGCCGGCGCAGGCACGCTCCTCCTCTACTGGACGATCAACGCCGTGAAGCTGGTGTTGAACGCGCGCGGGATCAATCCGGTGATTAAGCAGTTCTTCACCCAAGTGGCCTCAGGCCGGGTGGATGCCGCCTACCTCCTCACCACGAAGAACTACCGCTCCCACGTCAACCGGCAGCAATTCATCCGCTTCCTGGCAGGGCTGCAACTCAACAAGTACCGCAACCTCAAGTCGGGTCGGCCCCGCATCCAGGAAGACCAGATCACCCTCACGGTGAAGCTCAAGGCCGAAGACAACGCAGAACTGCCCCTCGATTTCACCTTCGTGAAGGTGGAAGACGACTGGAAAGTGGATCGGATCCAGAAGGCTGCCGCCTGA
- a CDS encoding TVP38/TMEM64 family protein yields MLSSLDLQLLLPALQSPAGAIAFVPLYALWVTLLLPGVWASMLAGALYGPWWGSLIVFVGASLGAEAAFLLGRTWLRSWAQQRLAALPKLQAVERAVSREGLKLVLLTRLSPAFPFSLLNLAYGLSEVSLRDYTIGLIGILPGTLLFCGLGALAGDVARFGEVLSGEADPSTWALRIVGILATVAVVWLVGRAARQALQDSEPPG; encoded by the coding sequence GTGCTCAGCTCGCTTGATCTACAGCTTCTGCTGCCGGCGCTGCAGTCGCCGGCCGGCGCCATTGCCTTCGTGCCCCTCTATGCCCTCTGGGTCACGTTGCTGTTGCCGGGTGTCTGGGCCTCGATGCTGGCCGGCGCTCTCTATGGCCCTTGGTGGGGCAGCCTGATTGTGTTCGTGGGAGCCTCTCTCGGTGCGGAGGCGGCCTTTCTGTTGGGACGCACCTGGCTGCGCAGCTGGGCCCAGCAGCGCTTGGCGGCCCTGCCCAAGCTGCAGGCTGTGGAACGGGCCGTGAGCCGCGAGGGCCTGAAGCTGGTCTTGCTCACCCGCCTCTCGCCAGCCTTTCCCTTCTCGCTGCTCAACCTGGCCTACGGCCTCAGTGAGGTGAGTCTTCGCGATTACACGATTGGTTTGATCGGCATCCTGCCTGGCACGCTCTTGTTTTGCGGGCTGGGGGCTTTGGCGGGTGATGTGGCCCGCTTCGGGGAGGTGCTCAGCGGCGAGGCAGATCCCAGCACGTGGGCCCTGCGCATCGTTGGCATCCTGGCCACGGTGGCGGTGGTGTGGCTGGTGGGCCGGGCGGCGCGCCAGGCGCTTCAGGATTCGGAGCCGCCGGGCTGA
- a CDS encoding SprT family zinc-dependent metalloprotease, with translation MPLVPLLPLFHRLNREHFQGSLADPDGQALVAVRWSDGRMRRSAGLYRYGRDRQGRSISEIVLSRPLLEPLPQLAATSTLCHEMIHAWVHRVMQADEVHGPHFRARMAAINAAQQEFEVSVRHRFPVPSEPARWIAQCPSCGLESPYRRRRPGVACRLCCERHHGGRWHASCQLVFKPAAA, from the coding sequence GTGCCCCTGGTTCCGCTGCTGCCGCTGTTTCACCGGCTCAACCGCGAGCATTTCCAGGGCTCCCTGGCCGATCCGGATGGCCAGGCTCTGGTGGCGGTGCGCTGGAGCGATGGTCGGATGCGCCGCAGTGCCGGCCTTTACCGCTACGGCCGCGATCGCCAGGGTCGATCCATCAGTGAGATCGTGCTGTCGCGCCCACTGCTAGAGCCCCTGCCCCAGCTGGCCGCCACCAGCACGCTCTGCCACGAAATGATCCACGCCTGGGTGCATCGGGTGATGCAGGCCGATGAAGTGCATGGCCCCCATTTCCGTGCGCGCATGGCCGCCATCAATGCGGCGCAGCAGGAGTTTGAAGTGAGTGTGCGCCACCGCTTTCCCGTGCCCAGCGAGCCGGCTCGTTGGATCGCCCAGTGCCCGAGCTGCGGGCTGGAATCGCCCTATCGGCGCCGGCGGCCTGGCGTGGCCTGCCGCCTCTGCTGCGAGCGCCATCACGGTGGCCGCTGGCATGCCAGCTGCCAGCTGGTGTTCAAGCCCGCTGCCGCCTAG
- a CDS encoding valine--tRNA ligase — MTDALPKTYDPVGTEARWQQAWESTGAFHPDPNAPGEPFSVVIPPPNVTGSLHMGHAFNTALIDTIVRFQRLRGKNVLCLPGTDHASIAVQTILEKQLKADGKRKEDLGREAFLEKAWAWKAQSGGTIVGQLRRLGYSVDWRRERFTLDAGCSEAVIEAFNRLHEQGLIYRGEYLVNWCPASGSAVSDLEVEMKEVDGHLWHFRYPLSAGAATDGRTHLEVATTRPETLLGDTAVAVNPKDPRYAALVGQTLTLPLVGREIPIVADDHVDAEFGTGCVKVTPAHDPNDFAIGQRHNLPLITVMAKDGSMNEAAGRFQGLDRFEARKAVVAAMEEEGFLVKVEDYRHSVPFSDRGKVPVEPLLSTQWFVKTEPLAARCREALANADPRFVPERWSKVYRDWLTDIRDWCISRQLWWGHRIPAWFVVSETGGEITDTTPYVVARNEAEALEKAQVQFGGGTHAHPLQLEQDPDALDTWFSSGLWPFSTLGWPNAEAADLQRWYPTSVLVTGFDIIFFWVARMTMMAGAFTGQMPFQDVYIHGLVRDENNRKMSKSAGNGIDPLLLIDRYGADALRFALVREVAGAGQDIRLDYDRKSDTSATVEASRNFANKLWNVTRFALMNLDGETPASLGEPDPAALQLADRWILSRLARVNRDTAERYGSYGLGEAAKGLYEFAWNEVCDWYVELIKRRLLVPADLDGAAREAALADQRTARQVLAKALNELLVMLQPLMPHLTEELWHGLTGAGEETFLALQPWPQLDEAALNDELEASFADLIEAIRVVRNLRAVAGLKPSQSVPVRFVTGRSELATVLQAATADITALTRAERVEVLDPAAAESNPATKALAGVSGELQVLLPIEGLVDLEALRARLEKDIAKADKEIKGLAGRLANPNFAGKAPPEVVAECKANLAEAETQAALARRRLADLG; from the coding sequence GTGACCGACGCTCTGCCCAAGACTTACGACCCGGTGGGCACCGAAGCGCGCTGGCAGCAGGCCTGGGAGAGCACGGGGGCCTTCCATCCTGATCCCAACGCTCCGGGCGAACCGTTTTCCGTGGTGATTCCGCCGCCGAACGTGACCGGCAGCCTGCACATGGGCCATGCCTTCAACACGGCCCTGATCGACACGATCGTGCGCTTCCAGCGGCTGCGCGGCAAAAACGTGCTCTGCCTGCCCGGCACGGATCACGCCTCGATCGCGGTGCAGACGATCCTCGAGAAGCAGCTCAAGGCCGACGGCAAGCGCAAAGAAGACCTGGGCCGTGAGGCGTTCCTGGAGAAGGCCTGGGCATGGAAGGCCCAGAGCGGCGGCACGATCGTGGGCCAGCTGCGCCGGCTCGGCTATTCGGTGGATTGGCGCCGCGAGCGCTTCACCCTCGATGCCGGCTGCAGCGAGGCGGTGATCGAGGCCTTCAACCGCCTGCATGAGCAGGGGTTGATCTACCGGGGTGAATACCTGGTGAACTGGTGCCCCGCCTCCGGCTCCGCGGTGAGTGATCTGGAGGTGGAGATGAAGGAGGTGGACGGCCACCTCTGGCATTTCCGCTATCCGCTCAGCGCAGGGGCCGCGACTGACGGGCGTACGCACCTGGAAGTGGCCACCACCCGCCCGGAAACCCTGCTGGGCGACACGGCGGTGGCGGTGAACCCCAAGGATCCTCGCTACGCCGCTCTGGTGGGCCAGACCCTCACGCTGCCGCTGGTGGGCCGCGAGATCCCGATCGTGGCCGACGACCACGTGGATGCCGAGTTCGGCACCGGCTGCGTGAAGGTGACCCCCGCTCATGACCCCAACGACTTCGCCATCGGTCAGCGCCACAACCTGCCGCTGATCACGGTGATGGCCAAAGACGGCTCGATGAACGAAGCCGCTGGCCGCTTCCAGGGGCTTGATCGCTTCGAGGCCCGCAAGGCTGTGGTGGCCGCGATGGAGGAGGAGGGCTTCCTGGTGAAGGTGGAGGACTACCGCCACAGCGTGCCCTTCTCCGATCGCGGCAAGGTGCCGGTGGAGCCCCTGCTCTCCACCCAGTGGTTCGTGAAAACCGAGCCCCTGGCTGCCCGCTGCCGCGAGGCTCTGGCAAACGCCGATCCGCGCTTCGTGCCGGAGCGTTGGAGCAAGGTGTATCGCGACTGGCTCACCGACATCCGCGATTGGTGCATCTCCCGCCAGCTCTGGTGGGGCCACCGCATTCCGGCCTGGTTTGTGGTGAGTGAAACCGGCGGTGAGATCACCGACACCACGCCCTACGTGGTGGCCCGCAACGAAGCCGAAGCCCTGGAAAAGGCCCAAGTCCAGTTCGGCGGCGGTACCCACGCCCATCCCCTCCAGCTCGAGCAGGATCCCGACGCGCTCGACACCTGGTTCTCCAGTGGCCTCTGGCCCTTCTCCACCTTGGGCTGGCCCAATGCTGAGGCCGCCGATCTGCAGCGCTGGTACCCCACCAGCGTGCTGGTCACGGGCTTCGACATCATCTTTTTCTGGGTGGCCCGGATGACGATGATGGCCGGCGCCTTCACGGGGCAGATGCCTTTCCAGGACGTGTACATCCACGGCCTGGTGCGCGATGAAAACAATCGCAAAATGAGCAAATCGGCGGGCAATGGCATCGACCCGCTGCTGTTGATTGATCGCTACGGCGCCGATGCGTTGCGCTTCGCCCTGGTGCGCGAGGTGGCCGGCGCCGGTCAGGACATCCGCCTCGACTACGACCGCAAATCCGACACCTCCGCCACGGTGGAGGCTTCCCGCAACTTCGCCAACAAGCTGTGGAACGTCACGCGTTTTGCGCTGATGAACCTCGATGGCGAGACGCCCGCGAGCCTTGGGGAACCGGATCCCGCCGCACTGCAGCTGGCCGATCGCTGGATCCTCTCCCGCCTGGCTCGGGTGAACCGCGACACCGCTGAGCGCTATGGCAGCTATGGCCTCGGTGAAGCCGCCAAGGGCCTCTACGAGTTCGCCTGGAACGAGGTGTGCGATTGGTATGTGGAGCTGATCAAGCGGCGCTTGCTGGTGCCGGCTGATCTCGATGGCGCTGCCCGCGAGGCGGCGCTGGCTGATCAGCGCACCGCCCGTCAGGTGTTGGCCAAGGCGCTCAACGAGTTGCTGGTGATGCTCCAGCCGCTGATGCCGCACCTCACCGAGGAGCTCTGGCACGGCCTCACCGGCGCCGGTGAGGAGACGTTCCTTGCCCTGCAGCCCTGGCCGCAACTCGATGAAGCCGCCCTCAACGACGAGCTCGAGGCGTCGTTCGCCGATCTGATCGAGGCGATCCGCGTGGTGCGCAACCTGCGGGCCGTGGCAGGCCTCAAGCCCAGCCAGAGCGTGCCTGTGCGCTTCGTGACAGGCCGCAGCGAGCTGGCGACTGTGCTGCAGGCCGCCACCGCAGACATCACGGCCCTCACTCGGGCGGAGCGCGTGGAGGTTCTGGATCCGGCCGCGGCGGAGTCCAATCCCGCGACCAAGGCCCTGGCCGGTGTGAGCGGCGAGCTGCAGGTGCTGCTGCCGATTGAAGGCCTGGTGGATCTCGAGGCCCTGCGCGCTCGCCTGGAGAAAGACATCGCCAAGGCCGACAAGGAGATCAAGGGCCTCGCCGGCCGCCTCGCCAACCCCAACTTCGCGGGCAAAGCACCGCCGGAGGTGGTGGCCGAGTGCAAGGCCAACCTGGCGGAGGCCGAGACCCAGGCGGCACTGGCCCGCAGGCGTTTGGCGGATCTGGGCTGA
- a CDS encoding ABC transporter substrate-binding protein produces the protein MALHPRFIPRAGQGWLRALALSCSVVLSGCAAGGLPSVVYLAGGTNSDETIDAELLDDFGGRLRLLEQGFRQINSNTRFQFSLYPENQIEAAIRRRSLGGLGPDLLFVNGDTALRLMQHRLVEPYPATAAQLNLFDPEAVKRLRAPNGQLAGLPVLIKAQLACFNRTAVQAAPTTLNELLANSARGKPSGLSIDLYNLFWTAGSQGAIPAVNRALLRQPITEQDRRDIERWLSWLQNASKQQGVSFYGTQQAVEADFMAGRLAWIPCRSTALLRLRRHLGPSLGVSALPDGRYGQASPVNRLRVLALSTSSSAMGRKRALAFTKFAVNPLVQRNLTMGAQTVLPANRFVKVPVSSSTVLAAMVKAGEQGSQINEMVSMLHSNDPRIRTNEHLITQLVFGEITPGEATERMITVLQSKPAPQR, from the coding sequence ATGGCGCTGCACCCCCGCTTCATCCCCCGCGCCGGTCAGGGCTGGCTGCGTGCCCTGGCTCTGAGCTGCAGCGTGGTCTTGAGCGGCTGCGCGGCCGGTGGGCTGCCCTCCGTGGTTTATCTGGCGGGCGGCACCAACAGCGATGAAACGATCGATGCAGAGCTGCTGGATGACTTCGGCGGGCGGTTGCGGCTGCTGGAGCAGGGGTTCCGGCAGATCAACAGCAACACCCGCTTCCAGTTCAGCCTCTATCCGGAGAACCAGATCGAGGCCGCCATCCGGCGGCGCTCCCTGGGCGGCCTCGGACCTGATCTGCTGTTTGTGAATGGCGATACAGCCCTACGCCTGATGCAACACCGCCTGGTGGAGCCCTACCCGGCAACGGCGGCGCAGCTGAACCTGTTCGACCCCGAAGCGGTGAAGCGCCTGCGCGCGCCGAACGGTCAACTCGCCGGACTGCCAGTGCTGATCAAGGCCCAGCTGGCTTGTTTCAACCGCACCGCTGTTCAAGCCGCTCCCACCACGTTGAACGAGCTGTTGGCGAACAGCGCCCGGGGCAAGCCAAGCGGGCTCTCCATCGACCTCTACAACTTGTTCTGGACAGCCGGCAGCCAAGGTGCGATTCCTGCCGTCAACCGAGCGCTATTGCGTCAGCCGATCACCGAGCAAGATCGCCGCGACATCGAGCGCTGGCTGAGTTGGTTGCAGAACGCCAGCAAGCAACAAGGCGTCAGCTTTTATGGCACGCAACAAGCCGTTGAGGCTGACTTCATGGCCGGCCGGCTGGCCTGGATCCCCTGCCGCAGCACAGCCCTACTCCGCTTAAGACGGCACCTAGGCCCATCCCTGGGCGTGAGTGCCTTGCCGGACGGCCGTTACGGCCAGGCCAGCCCGGTGAACCGGCTGCGGGTGCTTGCGCTCAGCACCAGTTCGAGCGCGATGGGACGCAAACGCGCCCTGGCCTTCACCAAGTTCGCCGTGAATCCTCTTGTGCAACGCAACCTCACGATGGGAGCCCAAACGGTGCTGCCAGCCAATCGGTTTGTGAAGGTGCCCGTGAGCAGCTCCACGGTGCTCGCCGCGATGGTGAAAGCGGGCGAGCAGGGCAGCCAGATCAATGAAATGGTGTCGATGTTGCACAGCAACGATCCCCGCATCCGAACCAACGAGCACCTGATCACCCAGCTGGTCTTCGGTGAGATCACCCCCGGCGAAGCCACCGAGCGGATGATCACGGTGCTGCAGTCAAAACCAGCACCACAACGATGA
- a CDS encoding chorismate lyase: protein MPPTKLWPSPLPLWQAPSEAVAAGLCGQLDGERAALSGPWRLLLLGDGSPTRHLQSLTGLAVEVEVIAMEADADAGGEAPVEVEELDRPLLRRQVWLRCGTQTLAWAESWWNQTQADRHLQERSQPIWRSLTANRAELYREVDGLALVQAPALEAGFGRPGPYWSRHYRFFRGGRELTVIREVFSPALERWLGPAQHTASLQIPTKDTSGYN from the coding sequence ATGCCCCCCACCAAGCTTTGGCCATCGCCCCTGCCGCTTTGGCAGGCACCCTCCGAAGCGGTGGCCGCGGGGCTCTGCGGCCAATTGGATGGCGAGCGTGCCGCCCTCAGCGGCCCCTGGCGCCTGCTGCTCCTGGGCGACGGCAGCCCCACTCGCCACCTGCAATCGCTCACCGGGCTGGCGGTGGAGGTGGAGGTGATCGCCATGGAAGCCGACGCCGACGCCGGCGGAGAAGCGCCGGTTGAAGTGGAGGAGCTGGATCGGCCGCTGCTGCGCCGGCAGGTGTGGCTGCGCTGCGGCACGCAAACCCTGGCCTGGGCGGAGAGCTGGTGGAACCAAACCCAGGCCGATCGCCATCTGCAGGAGCGCAGCCAACCGATCTGGCGCAGCCTCACCGCCAACCGTGCCGAGCTCTACCGAGAAGTGGATGGCCTGGCTCTGGTGCAGGCTCCAGCCCTTGAAGCGGGATTCGGCAGACCCGGCCCCTACTGGAGCCGCCACTACCGCTTCTTTCGGGGCGGGCGTGAGCTCACGGTGATCCGCGAGGTGTTCTCTCCGGCCCTGGAGCGGTGGCTGGGCCCCGCCCAACACACAGCTTCATTACAAATTCCAACAAAGGATACGAGTGGCTACAACTAA